The nucleotide window TATGCGCATCCCATTTTTTCTGATTGATAATGTCGATATAATCTTGAATTGTTTTCTTTTCCATTTGTCAGGTACCCCCTAATCGATTTTATTATAGCATTGAACATCAATTAAATAAAGTCGAATCACGGAATCAAGCTGTTTTTTCAACTTAAAAATCAAAGAAAATAATCTAAAACAAATTCCATCATGACGCCTAAGCCCGGAAGCAGTGAAGCCTTTTCGATTTTTTCCTGCCGGGTATGCGCCCCTTCGCCGAGGTATCCGCCGAAGCACAATGCATTGACACCCTGGGAAAACGGAATGTTGCAGTCGGTGGATCCGGAATGACCTTCCGGCCGAGTGCCGATCCGCCGTTCGATCAGATCTTCGACTTTCTTCTCGATCGCCCGCTGCTTCTCTTCATCGATATCGCCCATACATGGCCGCTCACCCAAAATTTCAACATTGATCTCCACGCCCATCTTCCGATAGGCCTCGATCAGGCTGTCAAACATATCGCGCAGCTGCTGCAGATGTTCGCGGACATCAGAACGGAATTCAAACAGCATCGCTGCCTGCTGAGCGATTGTATTGACCGAAGTGCCGCCTTCAATCGTTCCGACATTGTAGGTCGTTTTTCCGCCTTCCGGGACTTTGACTGAATACAGCGTATCGATCAAGGAGGCCAGAACGCGGATCGCATTGCGGTTGCCAAAGGCCCCATAGGAATGTCCGCCTTCCGTCTTCACCTCGACACGATAGCGAACCGATCCGACCGCCTTGTTGACATAACCTTTATACGAACCGTCAAAGGAATAGACCTCGCTCAGCTTGCCGGCGTAATCCTGCATCAGCTGACGGCAGCCCTTGAGGTTGCCCAGGCCTTCCTCGCCAGCATTCAGCACGATCAGAACGCCTTGCTTCGGCTGGCAGTGCTGCTCAATCAAATAGCGGGCGATCACCATCAATAACGCCACGTTGGCTGTATCATCGCCCACTCCCGGCGCTTTCAGCCAGCCGTCTTCTTCAATCAGCTCAAAGCCGGTTTCATCCGGGAACACCGTATCCAGATGCGCCATAAAGGCCACGGCTCCGCCGGCCTGAACGTCACCCAGTGTTACGATGACGTTGGATGCTGTATCCACTTTCACGTCTTCCGCACCGCATTCACGGAACCACTTTGCGCAGTATTCCGCCCGCGCCTGTTCATGATTGCTGAAGGCCGGTATCGCTACCAGCGTGCGGATCAGTTCAACAACCTCATTCTGATGATCGCTGACATATTGTTCTAATGCTTCATTCCAAATCAAAGATATACCCCCTTTTTATTTGAATTCATTATACCATTCTTTTGGGAGCCTGAACAATTTATGTTAGAATAGGATGCAGGAGGTGGTCTCTGTGATCCTCGAAAAAAATCAAATCGCCGCGGCGGAAGCGGCAAGCGGCAAAAGTGAAACGCAGTTAATGGAGCTGGCCGGCAAGCGCTGCGCAGATACGCTGCTGCATGAATATCCAGAAAATGATTCCTTTCTGATTCTGTGCGGCAGCGGCAACAACGGCGGCGACGGGTTTGTCATTGCCCGGCATTGTCTGGCTGCGAAACGTCAGGTGGCGATTGTTTTGATGATGAACGACATCCGCACCCCGGCAGCCATTGACGCCCGGCAGAAGCTGCCGGAATCCTGTTTGATTTACGGTTACGAAGAAATGAGCGAAGCTCAGTTTCAGACCATGGCGCAGCGTTATGACGTGATCGTCGACTGCGTCTTTGGGTTTAATTTCCATGCCCCGCTGCCGGATTTTCTGCGGGATGCCTTCCGCTGGATTAACCAGCAGCGCCTATCCGTTGTCAGCATCGACCTCAACAGCGGCTTGGAAGCCGATCACAGCCTGGGGGATCCGGATGCTTTGCACAGCGTGCTGACCTTAGCGCTGGGGGCGTTAAAACCGGTGCATTTGTTCAGCCGGGAACATCAGAAACTGGATCGCCTGATCCCGATCAGCCTTGGTTTTCCTGAGCCGGAAACCTCGCGCTGGATTCAGATGGATGCGCTGCAGGTGACGCGGCTGCTTCCGCGTTTATTTGACAATGATTATAAAAACAGCACAGGCCGGCTGACCGTCATCGCCGGCAGCGCGTGGATGGCGGGTGCGGCCCAATTCAATCTGGAAGCAGCCCAGGCAATCGGCTGCGGAATGATCCGCGCGGTGGTTGACCCGCAGATTTATCCGATTCTGCAAGCCGCCTGTCCGCACGTGGTCTTCCATCCGTCGACTCAATCTGAAGCAGACTTTCTGGCTATATTAAGCCAATCCGATGCTATTGCTTTGGGCAGCGGCTGCGATCATCTTGAAAATCTTGACGCTTTATTGGAAACCGTGCTGAAAAACAGTTCTGTTCCTGTTATTCTCGATGCCGCGGCGCTGCGCAGTCTGGCCCGACATCCAGAGTGGCTGAATCAGCCGCAGGGCGAAATCATTTTAACTCCGCATGTCGGAGAATTCAGCGCGCTGTGCGGACGCAGCGTTGAAGAAATTCAGGCAGACCGAATTCGCTGTGCTGAGGAATATGCAGTCTCGCATTCGGTAACCCTTGTTTTAAAAGGGGCGGATACGCTGATCGTTTCCCCGCAGGGTCTGCGCTGCGTGAATAAAACCGGCAATCCGAGCCTGGCCAAAGCGGGTTCCGGGGATCTGTTAACCGGCTTGATCGCAGCACTGGCAGCCCGCGGATTAACCCCGATGGATGCTGCCTGCTGCGGAGTCTGGCTGCATGGCAAAGCCGCCGACAAAGCGATTGAAAAAAATGCCCTTTATACCATTCATCACAGGGAAATCCTGGCGGGTCTGGATGCGTTTTTAATGGATCATCAAAAGGAGCTGTGGCGTTAATGGAAATCCGCCGGATTACCCGTCAGGATCTGCCTGCCCTGACTAATCTGTTCAAACGCAGCGTTTTTGAAATCGCCGGCTGTGATTATACACCGGCGCAATGTGCTGCCTGGACTCAAAACGCGGAGAATCCGCAATGGGCCGAGCGTTTCCTGTCCACCTGGACCATCGGGGCTTTTATTGCCGAGCAGCCGGCCGGCTTTGCCAATCTGGAAAGTCCGACCCAATTGGATTGTTTCTATGTCCATCCCGATTTTCAGCGGCAGGGTGTTGGTTCCGCCTTGTTCAAGGCGGTGAGCGAACAGGCCCAAAAGACAGGAGCCGCTTTTTTGGAAAGTGATATTTCATTGACCGCCGAACCCTTTTTTCGCGCACAGGGCTGGAAGGTTCTGCATCGCAATGAAATCCAGCGTGAGGCTCAGGTTCTGATCAATACGACGATGCGCTTCACTTTTTCCAGCATGGAAAATGCCGCTGTCAATCCAAAATGGCAGCTGCTTACCGAGATCCATGTTCAGGACCGCAATCCGGAATTTATCGACCAGCTCACCCGTCTTTGGCGGACCTCTGTCAAAGAAACACATCTTTTTCTGTCCGAAGAAGAAATCGATAAGATTCAGACTTATGTCCCGCAGGCATTAGCTTCCATCCCCCATCTGATTCTAGCTGAAAAGGATAAAACCTGGATCGGCTTTATGGGAATCAGTGGACAAAAACTGGAAATGTTGTTTCTGGATCCGGCTTACCGTAAGCAGGGCTGGGGTGCAGCACTTCTGACCTATGCCATGAGTGAATACGGAGTGAATGAATTGGATGTCAATGAACAAAATCCGCAGGCCGCAGGATTTTATGAACATTTGGGATTTTGCGTCGTATGCCAGAGAGATACTGATGATCAGGGCATGCCCTATCCCATTTTGACAATGCGATTATTGAAAGGTGAATCTTAAAACATCGTTGTTTTACAAGATTAGAAAAGGCCAGTATTCAAATCAATCTGAATGCTGGTCTTTTTAGTTTATTCGTCAAGTTTAAGCGATCGGTCTTTATCCTGTTTTCAGCTGTGAATTCCTGTTAAATCAGGGTAGGTATTTATTTAATCTGAGACAAAGCATCCTGGACTGCGGCGATGATCGCTTTGGAAGTGATCGTTGCCCCAGAAACCAGATCTACATCGGTACTCTGTTGGGCAACAATCTGGGCTGGTATTTGTTCGATCGCCGGATCAGAAATACCAGCTGTTTCAGAATGTTGAACAAGATCGACGGAAACAATCCGATCCCCATCCATGGTTACCTTGACCTGAACATCACCACCCATGCCATTAGGACTCATTCCGAGATATTCATTTTCTTTCAATTCGATTCCTGCACTTCCGCCAATTTCATCTGAGCTGCCAATTTTATAGGTCATCGGTGACTCAACTGCCTGACGTAAAGTATAAGCAGCCTCTTTTTCCTTCACTTGTGCAGCATGGATTCCCGCTATTCTGCCGAATACCAGGCATTCGGATAAGTTGGTGGCACCTTGATAATTCTTGGCTGTCATCCCGCCAAATTCACCGGCTGAGTACAGGTTGGGTATTGGGTTTCCCATTATGTCTAAAACTTCAGCACGGGCATTTCTGCGCGCTCCGCCCTGTGTATTCAGAATAAGCGGATTCATTTTCATAGCATAACATGTCCCTTCCGCAAGCGGCTGCATTTTTTCTGGATCGCGGCCACATTCCTCATCTTCCCCCTTTGCACAGTATGCATTATACTTCCGTATTGAAGACAAGAGCACTTCTTCCTTCGCTCCAATGAAAGACGCCAATTGGGAATAAGAATCTGCGCTGACCCACACCTCACTGTGATTGACTTCCAATAAATTCTCCGCTTCCAGCTGTTTCTTCATCTTCTCATCAAAAATTAAATAAGAGTATTGCGGGTAAGAAGGTAAATGATATTCTCCACAATGATAGAGATGACCATGCCGGCTATATTCTGTTTCATTGAGATAGCGGCTGCCATCCGGTCCGACCAAAATAAAGCTTCCACCCTCTTTAAAACCTGAAGTCTGCATGGCCTGAGTTCCTTCACCCAGCGAAATGCAATGTCCGCCGAGAATATCCAGTGATTCAAAACAATCCATATGCCACAGATCCGCATTCACCTCCAGCGCCATCGCAACACCATCACCACGATTATACAGGGTACCCCGTGGATTGGAAATCGCCAGGCCAAGATAATCAGCAACCATCTGGGAATTATTTTCAAAACCGCCGCAGGCCATAACCACGCCTCGTAAAGCACGGATATTCAGCAGCTCGCCATTCCGTTCCATCATCATGCCCAGGATCCTCTTTGTTTCCGGATCCTGAATCAATTTTTGCCCTCGGGTATTAAACCAGATATCAATCTGATCCCGATTGACAACCTTTTCTCGCAGCATTCTCCACAAGGCCCCGTCGCTGGCCCCTTTATGAACCGAGAAGGAATCAATCGTATCTCCGCCCTCCAGCTCCGGAAATTCAGGAATGGCCCAGGCTGTGGCCGGAATGCCTTTCCAATACATCAGCTCAGAAGCACCATAATCCTGAATCATCCGATCGCCGAGTACCAGCAAGTCGCTGGTAAACGTATCCAGCAGTTCTTCATCATAAGGCAGCCCGCCATAGAGCGCCTTATAATATGTCATAAGTTTTTCCTTGTCATGTCCTACGACACAGAATTGACCCGCATAGCGTGTATTTCCGCCTTCGTGTCCTTGCGGCGCAGCGTCAAAAAGAAGGACATCCGCACCTTCTTCCGCGGCATAATGGGCCGCTGTCGCACCGGCACCGCCAAACCCCATGACAAGAACATCATAGACACCATCCCATTTTATTGTGTCGGCATAGCTCAATTCAGGGGTCTGTCTGCTTCCCCCAGCATTACAGCCGCTCAACATCCCCGCTGCGGCTAAACTTACAGCCCCAGCCGCTGTCCCTTTTAGAAAATCGCGTCGTGAGAGTTTTTGTTTCATATTTCTTTGTGGCATGAGATTTCCTTGATCCCATGCTCTCCTTTCTTATGATTAACGCAATCCGCGTCAAATCTGATTTGTTTATAAATACAATATGTAAGAATTCTATCAAGTTAAGTTTATTATATCTTTATTTCCTTACTTAACGTTATATGTTAGTATTTAATTAACTTCTTGTGATTTTAGGCAAAATCCAAAATCAACCGGTTTCTTGTTTAATTCTGTAATTTTCGCTTTAGTTTTTGTACTATAAAACAAAGAAAGGAAGAAAATCATGTCTTTTTTATCCGCCAAATTAGAAGCTCTGCTTTTGCCGATGGTTTACAAAGATACTGAGCTGAAGACCATCATCAACGCTGCCGCTGAATTTCTCAATACCCCTGTTCGCTTTTCACCCGAGAATAATCTGGACTTCGCGCTTTGTTCTCCTGGATATCCCAATGAAGATATTGAATATATCCGTGGCGTCTTGGCAGATGATCCCCAAGGTTTTCAGACCTATATGCAGGTAATTCATCAAAAAGCATCGGATACGCCGGTCCTCTTAAAATCCAGTAATTCCGCAATTCCGGATAAAATTTTCTGCAACGTCGTCATCGGATCCCGCTATTTTGGCAATGTTTCCATTCCTCATGTGAAATTGCCGCTTAAGGAGATTGATTTGGACGTTGTCGAAACGCTGTGCAAAATCATTGCTCTAGCCTGCTCGGTACAAGGTCTTTGGGGCTATGATCGCGAGAATTATAATCTGTTCAATGCCTTGCTGCATGGCATCATTACACGCTGGGATCAGCTGGCAGGGATGACCTCTGATATCCGTGCTTATCAGGATCGGCAATGGCGCCTTGTTTCCTGTCAGCTGCCGGAACCATTAAATCCCGGCTTAATTGTCTCGGGCTTAGAGCGGATTTTTCCAGGAGCCCTGATCGCTTCCTACGATCAATCGATGAACGTTCTGGTCGATGTCACCGATCAGGATCTCACCGCATTGCAGCTTCAGCGGCTGACATCCCTGACTTCCGCTTTTCAAATTTCGATCTGTATTGGTCTGGTCTTTCATCATCTTATGGACTGCCGCAAACAGCTGGCCTGCATTGCAGATCATCCAGATATGAAGAACAGGAATTTACCGCAGCTGATTTCTTTTGATAAACATCCGGAATATGCTTTGTTTCATCATACTGGTTTCAGTTACCAAGAGCTGTCCGAATATCGTGACCAGCGAATCGATTCCCTGATTGAACATGATTTGCAGCATGGCACGGAATACTTCATTACCTTGAAAACAATGTTGGCATGCAACTGCAATCCTGCAGAAACAGCCGGAATTCTGTGCACTCACAAAAACACGATTCTGTATCGAATAAAGCGGATTGAAGAGTTGTTCCATCTATGCCTTTCGGATAACGAAACACTGTTTCAGATCATGCTGAGTCTTAAAATTATGGAATATGGTCATGCAGAACTAAATTAATCTGTAATTTGCTTATTCGGTATCAAAACTTTACATTTGATAAATTTAGATTAGAAGACAACAAGGAAGAATGGATCACAAGCAAAAAACAAAGAGGAATATCCTGACCAAGCACGATGCTTTCAGCCGGATTATTCCTCTTTTTAGTCTATCTTGATTCTCTGAATAGGAAATAAGTTGTTGATCTCTTGGAAACAAATCAGAAATGATCGCTGTTTATTCCGCTTCGTTTTCCTTTTCCTCTTCCGGATCCAGCTCACTGAGATGATCGGTGTACTGATCAAACCACTGCGTCATTTCTTTCAGCCGGCGAATGCGGTGGATCGGCTTGCCGGAACGGCTCAGTTCATGATTTTCACCATGGAACAGACAGATCCGGGAATCAACATTATGCAGCTTGAGGGCCTGGAACATCTGTAAGCCTTCCGCCATCCAGCAGCGGTAATCCTGATCGGAATGAATGAACAAGGTCGGTGTTTTCGCCTGATCCGCATATTTCAACGGCGAGAAGCTCCACATCTTTTCAGGATTATCCCATGGGGTGGAAGCCATTTGGCTCATATTGTGATAGTAGCCGATATCCGTTGTCAGGGACTTGGAAAACCAGTTGGAAATCGAACGCTGACTGGCCGCGCAGGCAAAACGGTCGGTATGCCCGATGATCCAGTTCGTCATGAATCCGCCGTAGCTGCCGCCGGTGACCGCTACCCGCTTGGCATCGATCATCGGATACGTTTCAAGAACCAAATCGGTAAAGGTCATAATATCGGAATAATCAATCGTTCCATATTTTCCCCGCAGATCCATGAACGCGTTGCCGCGGCCATCCGAACCGCGCGGATTGCAGAAAAAGACAAAATATCCCTGTGAGGCCCAATACTGCATCTCGTGCATGAAGGTTTCACCATAAGCTGCCTTCGGTCCGCCATGGATATCCAGAACCGCCGGATAAGTCTTTGTTTCATCAAAATCAATCGGCTTCAGTACCCAGCCGTCAATTCGCACGCCGTCATTAATAAAGCTCAGTTTTTCCGGCTTCGCCACATACTTCCCGTCTAGAGCCGCATCATTGATATGTGTCAGCTGAATTTCAGCGCCGTCTTTCAGCTCATACAGCTCCTGCAGCCGCATTTCGCGCATCGCACCGATGACAACCCGGTCATCCTGCACATCGAAGAAATCAACCGAACCTTCGGCCGTGGTCAATGCCCGACGCTGTCCCTGAGCATCAAAAACAGTTAATTCTGAATGATTATCCCAGGTTAGAAGCGTCCAGATTTCACCGTTGACAATTTTCCAACCGCGGCCGCCATACAGTTTAGCGTCACTTCCGACGGAGCTGCCCCAGGACAGATCCTCGCCGTTAAGCAGCGACATTTCACCGGTATTGCAGTCAATTGTATACAGCTTCGCATTTTCGCTGGAACCCCAGGTCTGATAATCCGTGGCCGTCACAGCTAACAGATGATCGTTCAGCCAGCCAAGATGGCCGAAGTTCCACTTTCCGGACGGCACCAACGTCGTCCGCTGCCCACTGTTTCGGTCAACAACATACAAAACCGAAGTCTGGCTGTTGACGCTGTCAAATTCCGGACCGGCAATCGCAACCTTGGTTTGATCCGGACTGATTTCCAAATGCCTTACATCCATGAATTTCGGTGATAAAATCTGAACTGACTCCGTGCCCGGCTTAACCAGAACCGCCCAGGTGCGTTTTTTATTGATAAAACCGCGGCCGTTAAACCAATACGGCAGCTCGTCTAAAACCTCATAATCTTTTTCTTCTTCCCGCTGAGCCAGAGCCTTATCCAGCGCCTTGCCTTCCAGTCCCTCGAGCGGAAGCTCATTGAGATCCTTGGATACCAGCGCTGCCAGCGTTTCCCCATCGACCTTTTTCAGCGCCGACACTTTCCAGGGCAGGGTGAAGGCTTTCTGAGCTTCCCCACCATTCAGACTCAGGCGGTAAAATGTGGTCTGTGTTTTTCCCTTTTTCGCCGCTTTGGCATCCTCGCCGGTCCGGTCAGTCGGAAACAGAATATGATCCTGATCCTCAAACAGGAAGTTGCGCTCGGAATGACTGGATGTCAGAAAATAACTGTGTCC belongs to Holdemania massiliensis and includes:
- a CDS encoding M20/M25/M40 family metallo-hydrolase; the protein is MIWNEALEQYVSDHQNEVVELIRTLVAIPAFSNHEQARAEYCAKWFRECGAEDVKVDTASNVIVTLGDVQAGGAVAFMAHLDTVFPDETGFELIEEDGWLKAPGVGDDTANVALLMVIARYLIEQHCQPKQGVLIVLNAGEEGLGNLKGCRQLMQDYAGKLSEVYSFDGSYKGYVNKAVGSVRYRVEVKTEGGHSYGAFGNRNAIRVLASLIDTLYSVKVPEGGKTTYNVGTIEGGTSVNTIAQQAAMLFEFRSDVREHLQQLRDMFDSLIEAYRKMGVEINVEILGERPCMGDIDEEKQRAIEKKVEDLIERRIGTRPEGHSGSTDCNIPFSQGVNALCFGGYLGEGAHTRQEKIEKASLLPGLGVMMEFVLDYFL
- a CDS encoding NAD(P)H-hydrate dehydratase — encoded protein: MILEKNQIAAAEAASGKSETQLMELAGKRCADTLLHEYPENDSFLILCGSGNNGGDGFVIARHCLAAKRQVAIVLMMNDIRTPAAIDARQKLPESCLIYGYEEMSEAQFQTMAQRYDVIVDCVFGFNFHAPLPDFLRDAFRWINQQRLSVVSIDLNSGLEADHSLGDPDALHSVLTLALGALKPVHLFSREHQKLDRLIPISLGFPEPETSRWIQMDALQVTRLLPRLFDNDYKNSTGRLTVIAGSAWMAGAAQFNLEAAQAIGCGMIRAVVDPQIYPILQAACPHVVFHPSTQSEADFLAILSQSDAIALGSGCDHLENLDALLETVLKNSSVPVILDAAALRSLARHPEWLNQPQGEIILTPHVGEFSALCGRSVEEIQADRIRCAEEYAVSHSVTLVLKGADTLIVSPQGLRCVNKTGNPSLAKAGSGDLLTGLIAALAARGLTPMDAACCGVWLHGKAADKAIEKNALYTIHHREILAGLDAFLMDHQKELWR
- a CDS encoding GNAT family N-acetyltransferase, which translates into the protein MEIRRITRQDLPALTNLFKRSVFEIAGCDYTPAQCAAWTQNAENPQWAERFLSTWTIGAFIAEQPAGFANLESPTQLDCFYVHPDFQRQGVGSALFKAVSEQAQKTGAAFLESDISLTAEPFFRAQGWKVLHRNEIQREAQVLINTTMRFTFSSMENAAVNPKWQLLTEIHVQDRNPEFIDQLTRLWRTSVKETHLFLSEEEIDKIQTYVPQALASIPHLILAEKDKTWIGFMGISGQKLEMLFLDPAYRKQGWGAALLTYAMSEYGVNELDVNEQNPQAAGFYEHLGFCVVCQRDTDDQGMPYPILTMRLLKGES
- a CDS encoding FAD-binding protein, yielding MPQRNMKQKLSRRDFLKGTAAGAVSLAAAGMLSGCNAGGSRQTPELSYADTIKWDGVYDVLVMGFGGAGATAAHYAAEEGADVLLFDAAPQGHEGGNTRYAGQFCVVGHDKEKLMTYYKALYGGLPYDEELLDTFTSDLLVLGDRMIQDYGASELMYWKGIPATAWAIPEFPELEGGDTIDSFSVHKGASDGALWRMLREKVVNRDQIDIWFNTRGQKLIQDPETKRILGMMMERNGELLNIRALRGVVMACGGFENNSQMVADYLGLAISNPRGTLYNRGDGVAMALEVNADLWHMDCFESLDILGGHCISLGEGTQAMQTSGFKEGGSFILVGPDGSRYLNETEYSRHGHLYHCGEYHLPSYPQYSYLIFDEKMKKQLEAENLLEVNHSEVWVSADSYSQLASFIGAKEEVLLSSIRKYNAYCAKGEDEECGRDPEKMQPLAEGTCYAMKMNPLILNTQGGARRNARAEVLDIMGNPIPNLYSAGEFGGMTAKNYQGATNLSECLVFGRIAGIHAAQVKEKEAAYTLRQAVESPMTYKIGSSDEIGGSAGIELKENEYLGMSPNGMGGDVQVKVTMDGDRIVSVDLVQHSETAGISDPAIEQIPAQIVAQQSTDVDLVSGATITSKAIIAAVQDALSQIK
- a CDS encoding PucR family transcriptional regulator — its product is MSFLSAKLEALLLPMVYKDTELKTIINAAAEFLNTPVRFSPENNLDFALCSPGYPNEDIEYIRGVLADDPQGFQTYMQVIHQKASDTPVLLKSSNSAIPDKIFCNVVIGSRYFGNVSIPHVKLPLKEIDLDVVETLCKIIALACSVQGLWGYDRENYNLFNALLHGIITRWDQLAGMTSDIRAYQDRQWRLVSCQLPEPLNPGLIVSGLERIFPGALIASYDQSMNVLVDVTDQDLTALQLQRLTSLTSAFQISICIGLVFHHLMDCRKQLACIADHPDMKNRNLPQLISFDKHPEYALFHHTGFSYQELSEYRDQRIDSLIEHDLQHGTEYFITLKTMLACNCNPAETAGILCTHKNTILYRIKRIEELFHLCLSDNETLFQIMLSLKIMEYGHAELN
- a CDS encoding alpha/beta hydrolase family protein; the protein is MAKPIQIDTFKTYQYLSEATLSSDGKRCVYVQSRSNPEGTGYEHDLACYNFDSGHSYFLTSSHSERNFLFEDQDHILFPTDRTGEDAKAAKKGKTQTTFYRLSLNGGEAQKAFTLPWKVSALKKVDGETLAALVSKDLNELPLEGLEGKALDKALAQREEEKDYEVLDELPYWFNGRGFINKKRTWAVLVKPGTESVQILSPKFMDVRHLEISPDQTKVAIAGPEFDSVNSQTSVLYVVDRNSGQRTTLVPSGKWNFGHLGWLNDHLLAVTATDYQTWGSSENAKLYTIDCNTGEMSLLNGEDLSWGSSVGSDAKLYGGRGWKIVNGEIWTLLTWDNHSELTVFDAQGQRRALTTAEGSVDFFDVQDDRVVIGAMREMRLQELYELKDGAEIQLTHINDAALDGKYVAKPEKLSFINDGVRIDGWVLKPIDFDETKTYPAVLDIHGGPKAAYGETFMHEMQYWASQGYFVFFCNPRGSDGRGNAFMDLRGKYGTIDYSDIMTFTDLVLETYPMIDAKRVAVTGGSYGGFMTNWIIGHTDRFACAASQRSISNWFSKSLTTDIGYYHNMSQMASTPWDNPEKMWSFSPLKYADQAKTPTLFIHSDQDYRCWMAEGLQMFQALKLHNVDSRICLFHGENHELSRSGKPIHRIRRLKEMTQWFDQYTDHLSELDPEEEKENEAE